From the genome of Colwellia psychrerythraea 34H, one region includes:
- a CDS encoding PAS domain-containing protein, producing the protein MEIEEHRLFPNALELLSEEDWQEMREGDMEIGWMLAKEPVPYPAEEYVHPGEDRRKRRLPFSTDDRIRLDEGYISTEQLNLMLQFMPIDLTYVDENDIVVFYNRGDNRVFPRSAGIIGREVKFCHPPKSVDHVLKILEEFKKGTQDKAEFWINFKDKKIHIRYFAIRDKEGTYKGVIEMSQDITEILKIEGQQRLLDWG; encoded by the coding sequence CCTTGAATTATTAAGTGAAGAAGATTGGCAAGAGATGCGAGAAGGGGATATGGAGATTGGTTGGATGTTAGCTAAAGAGCCAGTACCTTACCCAGCAGAAGAGTACGTGCATCCTGGCGAAGATAGGCGTAAACGCCGTTTACCTTTTTCAACCGACGATCGTATTCGCCTTGATGAAGGCTATATTTCGACAGAGCAGTTAAACCTGATGTTGCAGTTTATGCCAATAGATCTTACCTATGTTGATGAAAATGATATCGTAGTTTTTTACAATCGCGGTGATAACCGTGTGTTCCCTCGCTCTGCTGGTATTATTGGTCGGGAAGTTAAGTTCTGTCACCCACCTAAGTCAGTCGATCACGTTTTGAAAATTCTTGAAGAATTTAAAAAGGGTACCCAAGATAAGGCTGAATTTTGGATTAACTTTAAAGATAAGAAAATTCATATTCGTTACTTTGCTATTAGAGATAAAGAAGGCACTTACAAAGGTGTTATTGAAATGTCGCAAGATATCACTGAGATTTTGAAAATAGAAGGTCAGCAACGATTACTTGATTGGGGCTAG
- a CDS encoding NAD(P)/FAD-dependent oxidoreductase, whose amino-acid sequence MSTVVDQEGNNKQQTVAVIGAGIIGINCALELQSLGYQVTLLDKEGIGLGCSKANAGHFATEQVFPLAEFSLLWQMPKLLFDPLGPVALSAKHFIKAIPWFMQFFNNMRPTLRNKNKKALQALNKNAIHHYTALLKAAEAEHLISLDGSLLVFETNDRTKVELMYQHYLAAGIAVKLLDKRQTLELEPNLSNNINYSLYFTDVAHTIDPLALSKTLAEFAMCKGMTFQQTAVTSVTQTQSGVTVEIDEQHLHVDHCVIACGAWSKKLLNGLNYHLPIEAERGYSLSLPISAAASALLSRPVASAERRFIITPMGKTLRLAGTVEYAGLNAPANYKRAEMLKGNAAYILKRLPENEEKQEAWMGCRPSLPDSLPVICQAPNHDKIFFALGHQHLGLTQGAITGKLIGQLVTGHSPEINIDPFCIRRFN is encoded by the coding sequence ATGAGCACAGTCGTTGATCAAGAAGGGAATAACAAACAACAAACCGTTGCGGTTATCGGTGCTGGAATTATCGGTATAAACTGTGCGTTAGAATTACAAAGCTTAGGCTATCAAGTGACCTTACTTGATAAAGAAGGCATTGGTTTAGGGTGCTCTAAAGCTAATGCTGGTCATTTTGCTACTGAACAAGTCTTTCCACTTGCTGAGTTTTCATTGTTATGGCAAATGCCAAAATTACTGTTTGATCCGCTTGGGCCTGTCGCTTTATCTGCCAAGCACTTCATCAAAGCCATTCCGTGGTTTATGCAGTTTTTTAATAATATGCGCCCAACACTACGTAACAAAAACAAGAAAGCCCTACAAGCACTCAACAAAAATGCCATCCACCATTATACAGCACTACTGAAAGCTGCTGAGGCCGAGCATTTAATTAGCTTAGATGGTTCGTTACTAGTCTTTGAAACCAATGACCGAACTAAAGTTGAGCTTATGTATCAGCATTATTTAGCTGCGGGCATTGCGGTAAAACTTTTAGATAAAAGGCAAACCCTTGAGTTAGAGCCCAATTTAAGTAACAACATCAACTACTCACTATATTTTACTGATGTTGCCCATACAATTGACCCGCTAGCACTGAGCAAAACATTGGCTGAGTTTGCGATGTGTAAAGGCATGACCTTTCAACAAACAGCCGTAACTTCTGTCACTCAGACACAGTCTGGAGTCACCGTAGAGATAGATGAACAACATTTACATGTTGATCACTGCGTTATTGCATGTGGCGCGTGGTCAAAAAAGTTACTCAATGGCTTAAACTATCATTTACCTATCGAAGCTGAGCGAGGATATAGTTTGAGTTTGCCCATTTCAGCAGCAGCCAGCGCCCTTTTGTCTCGGCCCGTTGCTTCTGCCGAACGTCGCTTTATTATTACGCCGATGGGTAAAACATTAAGGTTAGCAGGTACTGTTGAATACGCGGGGCTGAACGCTCCGGCAAATTATAAGCGTGCTGAAATGTTAAAAGGTAATGCCGCTTATATTTTAAAGAGATTGCCTGAAAATGAAGAGAAGCAAGAAGCTTGGATGGGGTGTCGTCCATCACTACCTGACTCTTTACCTGTAATTTGCCAAGCGCCAAATCATGATAAAATTTTTTTTGCTCTTGGGCATCAGCACTTAGGGTTAACCCAAGGAGCAATAACGGGGAAACTTATCGGTCAGTTAGTGACAGGGCATTCACCTGAAATTAATATAGACCCTTTTTGTATCCGCCGCTTTAACTAA